In one Leptospiraceae bacterium genomic region, the following are encoded:
- a CDS encoding transposase produces the protein MTLYNNKYRVESARLKNWDYSHPGYYFITICTKNREPYLGNIFNHQMILSTIGQIIHEEWYRTIIMRPNVYLDEFIIMPDHIHGIIQIDYPRPRRGDSLPRGDSLPRGDSLPRGDSLPRRDSLPRGDSLPRGDSLPRGDSLPRRDALSRRDALQCVPTGIDTIHHYSYMYIQNISNIIRGFKSKSTRRIHETINPNFQWQSRFYDRIIRSQRELENVRRYIRDNPANTNKKEL, from the coding sequence ATGACCTTATACAATAATAAATACCGCGTCGAATCAGCAAGGTTAAAAAATTGGGATTATTCCCATCCGGGGTATTATTTTATCACCATTTGCACGAAGAACCGCGAACCCTATTTGGGTAATATTTTTAATCATCAAATGATATTATCCACCATCGGACAAATCATCCACGAGGAATGGTACAGAACCATTATCATGCGACCCAATGTATATCTGGACGAATTTATCATCATGCCGGATCATATCCACGGCATCATCCAAATTGATTATCCCCGCCCCCGTCGTGGGGATTCATTGCCCCGTGGGGATTCATTGCCCCGTGGGGATTCATTGCCCCGTGGGGATTCATTGCCCCGTAGGGATTCATTGCCCCGTGGGGATTCATTGCCCCGTGGGGATTCATTGCCCCGTGGGGATTCATTGCCCCGTAGGGACGCATTGTCCCGTAGGGACGCATTGCAATGCGTCCCTACGGGGATTGATACCATCCATCATTATTCATATATGTACATTCAAAATATATCCAATATCATCCGGGGGTTTAAATCCAAATCCACGCGACGGATTCATGAAACCATAAACCCAAATTTCCAATGGCAATCCCGGTTTTATGACCGCATTATCCGCAGCCAACGGGAACTGGAAAATGTGCGTCGGTATATCCGGGATAATCCTGCAAACACAAACAAAAAGGAATTATAG
- a CDS encoding restriction endonuclease subunit S: protein MKDFSLVQNLSTLRKLPKTWVIKNFEEVLEDNSAGNFKIPKSKFESSGKIPIIDQGKNKIAGYLSDEKKIVKSEPPYIIFGDHTRIFKYIDFKFVMGADGVKVLQDKERNNYTKYIYYFLSQLNIPDTGYNRHFKYLKDIKIPLPPLDEQKKIAAILDAADEFRQKTKALLTKYDELAQSLFLDMFGDPVVNPKGWEVVKFSEVGKLDRGKSKHRPRNAPELLGGSHPLIQTGDIANSGIFVKTYDSTYSDIGLAQSKKWPSGTLCITIAANIAKTGILTFNACFPDSVVGFIPNENTNNIYAHFWMSFLQKILEETAPESAQKNINLAILRDLDYPLPPIELQNQFAERIQEIESQKANAEASLQKADDLFNCLLQKAFKGELT, encoded by the coding sequence ATGAAAGATTTTAGTTTGGTACAGAATTTAAGTACATTACGTAAACTACCAAAAACATGGGTTATTAAAAATTTTGAAGAAGTTTTAGAAGATAATTCTGCTGGCAATTTTAAAATACCTAAATCAAAGTTTGAAAGTTCTGGAAAGATTCCTATTATTGATCAAGGTAAAAATAAGATTGCAGGTTACCTTTCTGATGAAAAAAAAATAGTAAAATCAGAACCTCCTTATATAATTTTTGGAGACCATACAAGAATTTTCAAATATATAGATTTTAAATTTGTTATGGGTGCTGATGGTGTTAAGGTATTACAAGATAAAGAAAGAAACAATTACACAAAATATATTTATTATTTTTTATCTCAATTAAATATTCCAGATACTGGATACAATCGACATTTTAAATATTTGAAAGATATCAAAATCCCCCTGCCGCCCCTCGATGAACAAAAGAAAATCGCGGCGATACTGGATGCGGCGGATGAGTTCCGGCAGAAGACCAAAGCACTTCTCACCAAATACGACGAGCTGGCCCAGAGCCTATTCTTAGACATGTTCGGCGACCCGGTTGTGAACCCCAAAGGCTGGGAGGTTGTAAAGTTTTCAGAAGTGGGGAAACTGGATAGAGGAAAATCAAAGCATAGACCAAGAAATGCCCCTGAACTACTTGGAGGATCCCATCCCTTAATTCAGACAGGAGATATAGCAAATAGTGGAATATTTGTAAAAACTTATGATTCGACTTATTCAGATATAGGATTAGCACAAAGTAAAAAATGGCCTTCAGGAACTTTATGTATTACTATTGCAGCTAATATTGCTAAAACTGGAATATTAACTTTTAATGCATGTTTTCCTGATAGTGTTGTTGGATTTATTCCAAATGAAAATACTAATAATATTTACGCTCATTTTTGGATGTCATTTTTACAAAAAATTCTCGAAGAAACTGCACCTGAATCTGCACAAAAAAATATTAACTTAGCAATTTTAAGAGACTTGGACTACCCTCTCCCACCCATCGAGCTTCAAAACCAATTTGCGGAACGGATTCAAGAAATTGAATCCCAGAAAGCAAATGCGGAGGCTTCCCTTCAAAAAGCCGATGATCTATTTAACTGTCTCTTGCAAAAAGCCTTCAAAGGAGAACTTACCTGA
- a CDS encoding nucleotidyl transferase AbiEii/AbiGii toxin family protein: MSDDIKILKDVSNKLIENQIPFMVTGSMAMNFYIEPRMTRDIDIVVYLQQEDITILEKIFSEVYYIDPDAIKLAIENNKMFNIIHNESIIKIDFILRKKTAYRRLEFERRVKVVIEDFETFMVSKEDLILSKLDWMKKSQSEMQKRDLINLLSSNFDKAYVNEYSKELGVYELLQELENG; encoded by the coding sequence ATGAGTGATGATATTAAAATATTAAAAGATGTTTCTAACAAACTTATAGAGAATCAAATTCCATTTATGGTTACAGGCTCTATGGCAATGAACTTTTATATTGAACCGAGAATGACCAGAGATATTGATATAGTAGTTTATTTACAGCAGGAAGATATTACTATACTTGAGAAAATTTTTTCTGAAGTATATTATATTGATCCTGATGCTATCAAATTGGCTATTGAGAATAATAAAATGTTCAATATCATTCACAATGAAAGTATTATCAAAATAGACTTCATCCTGCGTAAAAAAACAGCTTATAGACGATTAGAGTTTGAAAGAAGGGTTAAAGTAGTAATAGAAGATTTTGAAACGTTTATGGTTAGTAAGGAAGACTTAATACTTTCCAAATTAGATTGGATGAAAAAATCTCAATCCGAAATGCAAAAACGGGACTTAATAAACCTTCTCTCTTCTAATTTTGATAAAGCCTATGTGAATGAATATAGTAAAGAACTCGGAGTTTATGAACTTTTACAGGAGTTAGAAAATGGATGA
- a CDS encoding SAM-dependent DNA methyltransferase → MITGELKSQVDRIWEAFAWGGITNALTVIEQFTYLLFLRRIDEIQLADEENSVLLGIPREVKIFSSKQKNLRWHSFKNKDPEAMFELFTKSSVDNLSVFEHMKQVGKSGGAFAEFMGRATFVISTPRLLDQVVQLIDKIDMKDRDTKGDLYEYMLSKIASAGRNGQFRTPRHIIRLMVDIVEPKREDIICDPAAGTSGFLVNAGEYFRDNHKDWFHDKKFRKHFSDTMFHGLEFDDTMIRIGAMNMVLHGIENPDLKKMDSLSENAKQYRDKFTLILANPPFKGSVDYDGIEGSILTIVKSKKTELLFLGLILRMLKVGGRASVIVPDGVLFGSSTAHKQIRKELVENQKLDAVISMPSGVFKPYAGVSTAILYFTKTGTGGTENIWFYDMQADGYSLDDKRNPIKDNDIPDIIQRFSNLPKEKKRKRTDKSFLVPKKEINEANGWDLSINRYREVEYEEESYAPPSEIIAEIEAFDKERNETLKVLKKLLK, encoded by the coding sequence ATGATTACAGGGGAATTAAAATCACAAGTTGATAGAATCTGGGAGGCTTTTGCCTGGGGAGGTATCACCAATGCTTTAACTGTCATTGAGCAGTTTACCTACCTCCTTTTTCTACGCAGAATTGATGAAATCCAATTAGCCGATGAAGAAAATTCTGTTCTCTTAGGCATTCCACGGGAAGTAAAAATATTCTCCAGCAAGCAAAAAAATCTTCGCTGGCATTCATTTAAAAATAAAGACCCGGAAGCCATGTTTGAACTTTTCACAAAATCCTCTGTAGATAATCTTTCCGTTTTTGAGCACATGAAACAGGTGGGTAAATCCGGTGGAGCATTTGCCGAATTTATGGGACGGGCAACCTTTGTCATTTCAACTCCGAGACTTCTGGATCAGGTCGTGCAACTCATCGATAAAATCGACATGAAAGACCGGGATACCAAGGGTGATTTGTATGAGTATATGCTTTCCAAAATTGCTTCTGCCGGAAGAAACGGACAGTTCCGCACTCCACGCCATATTATCCGTCTGATGGTAGATATCGTAGAACCAAAAAGAGAGGACATCATTTGTGACCCGGCAGCCGGTACCTCCGGATTCTTAGTAAATGCCGGTGAATATTTTCGGGACAATCATAAAGATTGGTTTCATGATAAAAAGTTTAGAAAGCATTTTAGTGATACCATGTTTCATGGCCTTGAGTTTGATGATACCATGATTCGCATTGGTGCGATGAATATGGTCCTGCACGGAATAGAAAATCCCGATCTAAAAAAAATGGACTCACTCAGTGAAAATGCAAAACAGTATAGAGACAAATTTACTTTGATTCTGGCCAATCCTCCTTTCAAGGGCAGTGTGGACTATGATGGAATTGAAGGCTCCATTTTAACGATTGTTAAATCTAAAAAAACTGAGTTATTATTCTTAGGATTGATTTTACGTATGTTAAAAGTGGGTGGAAGAGCTTCTGTGATAGTACCGGATGGTGTTCTTTTCGGAAGTTCCACAGCACATAAGCAAATCCGTAAAGAGCTTGTGGAAAATCAAAAACTCGATGCGGTGATTTCTATGCCGAGTGGCGTGTTTAAACCCTATGCCGGTGTAAGTACAGCTATTCTCTATTTTACCAAAACCGGGACCGGAGGTACAGAAAATATCTGGTTTTATGATATGCAGGCGGATGGTTACAGTTTGGACGATAAGCGTAATCCTATTAAAGATAATGACATTCCGGATATTATACAACGTTTTTCTAATTTACCTAAGGAGAAGAAACGTAAACGGACAGATAAGAGTTTCTTAGTTCCCAAAAAAGAAATAAACGAGGCCAATGGCTGGGACCTATCAATTAATCGCTACAGAGAAGTTGAATACGAGGAAGAAAGCTATGCTCCACCATCCGAAATCATTGCTGAAATCGAAGCCTTTGATAAAGAACGAAATGAGACATTGAAGGTCTTGAAAAAGCTTTTGAAGTGA
- a CDS encoding DEAD/DEAH box helicase family protein: MSNFVFLQSAWPTIFAEAKEAERLALLSPKASAILARSALELAVNWMYDHDKKLTRPYSDNLSALIFDANFQEIIRPARLSREIELIRRYGNSAAHGSSITEEHSIVSVKNLFRFLGAFHFCYSLQKTRPPAFSLSHIPDGKKEQETLKKLKALEQEKEQLQAKEAEERKKQQEQARENESLRRELERLKQEIADRREERNKETDPMQVVPVLVTEKETRERFIDLLLRDAGWEHLQKGKDLEYKVTGLPKSVNPSGTGYADYVLWGKDGKPLAVIEAKRTMLHAESGRHQAELYADCLEKMHGQRPIIFYTNGFETYLYDDTFYSERQTQGFYTQDELQLLIDRRLDKKDLRNFSVNHNIINRPYQLEALRRVAEAYVISDRKGNLKGFKREALLVMATGSGKTRTAAAIVDMLFKCNWVKRVLFLADRNALVTQAKKAFNNHLPELSSIDLTRDKVNLEARLVFSTYPTMMNQIDHTRIDNKRYFGVGHFDLIIIDETHRSVYQKYKAIFEYFDSLLLGLTATPKKDFDKNTYSLFQIEDDNPTFAYELDAAVKDKYLVPAKAYSVPLKFQREGIKYHELSEKEKQEYEEKFGDPSNEEAPDSISSEALNNWLFNQDTVDKVLEHLMKDGIKVEGGDKIGKTIIFAKNHNHAEFIKKRFEKNYPEYSNKFLQVIDNYIEKAEDLVEKFSDEHSEKDPQIAVSVDMMDTGVDAPRVVNLVFFKLVRSVTKFWQMIGRGTRLCPDLFAPGVHKKEFLIFDYCENFEFFEAKPEGYISKNVKSLQQQIFEAKARVLVIINQKTETTEEEKQIKELYAKELQHIISTLDEDRFIVQKQWRYVKEYSYKEKWLNLNKLDLSIISEHLSHLEPPQKGDDDKARRFDVLVHSSMLYLLETNSLSQYTNKIAGLAKELEKKANIPQIAKQIELIQSVQTDAYWQKAHVHSLEELRKSIRSLIKYLDPEKQEPIYTNFKDKLDTTRIDEKYPLDIYTSLQSYKDRVESYIRNNKDHITIYKLRHNESITEHDINALERILFTDDVAGSKEQFVQEYGERPLGVFIRSITGLETEALNQAFAEFLQAGNLRGDQMTFVKTIINYLAKNGTLEKRVLNESPFIDINDGGLSGVFPNREDAIKVVKIIDAINGNADVA, from the coding sequence ATGTCGAACTTTGTTTTTCTCCAATCCGCCTGGCCCACAATTTTTGCTGAGGCAAAAGAAGCCGAAAGACTTGCGCTCCTTTCGCCCAAAGCCAGTGCCATTCTTGCCCGTAGTGCCCTGGAGCTGGCTGTCAACTGGATGTATGACCATGACAAGAAACTCACCAGGCCCTATTCCGACAATCTTTCCGCTCTTATTTTCGATGCCAATTTTCAAGAAATCATCCGCCCGGCCAGGCTCTCCCGGGAAATTGAACTTATCCGCCGTTATGGAAATTCCGCGGCCCACGGCAGTAGCATCACCGAAGAACATTCCATTGTCTCTGTCAAAAACCTATTTCGATTCTTAGGTGCTTTTCATTTTTGCTACTCTCTGCAAAAAACCAGGCCACCCGCGTTTTCTCTCTCCCACATTCCCGATGGCAAGAAGGAACAGGAAACTCTCAAAAAGCTCAAAGCTTTAGAACAGGAAAAAGAACAACTTCAGGCAAAAGAAGCCGAAGAGCGCAAAAAACAACAGGAGCAGGCAAGGGAAAATGAGTCTTTACGCAGGGAATTAGAAAGACTAAAACAAGAAATCGCAGACAGAAGAGAAGAAAGAAACAAAGAAACCGACCCGATGCAGGTGGTTCCCGTTCTTGTAACCGAAAAAGAAACACGCGAGCGTTTTATCGACCTCCTCCTTCGGGATGCAGGCTGGGAGCATTTGCAAAAGGGAAAGGATCTGGAATATAAAGTAACGGGCTTGCCTAAAAGCGTAAACCCTTCCGGCACGGGCTATGCGGACTATGTTCTCTGGGGAAAGGACGGCAAACCTCTTGCTGTCATCGAAGCCAAACGAACCATGCTACATGCAGAATCCGGCAGACATCAGGCTGAACTCTATGCCGACTGTCTGGAAAAGATGCACGGACAGAGACCGATTATCTTCTATACCAATGGTTTTGAAACCTATCTCTATGATGATACTTTCTATAGCGAAAGACAAACCCAGGGCTTTTATACACAGGATGAACTACAACTTCTCATAGACAGACGTCTGGATAAAAAAGACCTGCGAAACTTTTCAGTAAATCATAATATTATCAATAGACCCTATCAGTTAGAAGCCCTGCGAAGAGTTGCCGAAGCCTATGTGATAAGCGACAGGAAGGGAAATCTCAAAGGCTTTAAAAGAGAAGCCCTGCTGGTAATGGCGACCGGAAGCGGCAAAACCCGGACGGCAGCCGCCATTGTAGATATGTTATTCAAATGCAATTGGGTGAAAAGAGTCTTATTCTTAGCTGACAGAAACGCCCTTGTCACCCAGGCGAAAAAAGCGTTTAATAATCATTTACCCGAATTGTCTTCCATTGATCTAACCAGGGATAAGGTCAATTTGGAAGCAAGACTTGTTTTTTCTACTTATCCAACGATGATGAATCAAATCGACCACACGAGAATAGACAATAAGCGTTATTTCGGAGTAGGACATTTTGATCTCATCATTATTGATGAAACCCACAGGTCGGTCTATCAGAAGTATAAAGCCATCTTTGAATATTTTGATTCTTTACTATTAGGACTTACTGCTACACCCAAAAAAGACTTTGATAAAAATACCTATTCCCTCTTCCAAATCGAAGATGACAACCCTACCTTCGCCTACGAATTAGACGCAGCCGTCAAAGACAAATATTTGGTGCCAGCCAAAGCCTACAGTGTTCCCTTGAAATTCCAGAGAGAAGGCATTAAATACCACGAGCTATCCGAAAAAGAAAAACAGGAATATGAAGAGAAGTTCGGCGACCCATCAAACGAAGAAGCACCGGACAGCATTAGCAGCGAAGCATTAAATAACTGGTTATTCAATCAGGATACGGTAGACAAAGTTCTTGAACATCTGATGAAAGACGGGATAAAGGTCGAGGGTGGAGATAAAATCGGGAAGACGATTATCTTTGCTAAAAACCATAACCATGCCGAGTTCATCAAGAAACGATTTGAAAAGAACTATCCGGAATACAGCAACAAGTTTTTACAGGTAATTGACAACTACATAGAGAAAGCAGAAGATCTCGTAGAAAAATTTAGTGATGAACACAGTGAAAAAGATCCACAAATCGCCGTATCCGTAGATATGATGGATACCGGTGTAGATGCACCGCGAGTGGTAAATCTGGTCTTTTTCAAACTGGTACGCAGCGTCACCAAGTTCTGGCAGATGATAGGCAGGGGCACAAGGCTCTGTCCTGATTTATTTGCTCCGGGTGTTCATAAGAAAGAATTTCTTATTTTCGATTATTGTGAAAACTTTGAATTTTTTGAAGCAAAGCCGGAAGGCTATATCAGCAAAAATGTAAAATCGTTACAGCAACAAATATTTGAGGCCAAAGCCAGAGTCCTGGTAATTATCAACCAGAAGACAGAAACCACGGAAGAAGAGAAGCAAATCAAGGAACTTTATGCAAAGGAACTACAGCACATCATATCGACTCTGGACGAGGATCGCTTTATCGTGCAAAAGCAATGGAGATATGTGAAAGAATACAGCTATAAAGAAAAATGGTTAAACCTAAACAAATTAGACCTGTCAATCATCAGTGAACATCTTTCCCATTTAGAACCTCCGCAAAAAGGCGATGATGATAAAGCCAGAAGATTTGATGTATTGGTACATAGCAGTATGCTTTACTTACTGGAAACAAATAGTCTCAGCCAATACACAAATAAAATCGCAGGACTGGCAAAAGAGCTGGAAAAAAAAGCCAATATACCCCAGATAGCAAAGCAAATAGAACTTATTCAATCCGTCCAAACCGATGCTTACTGGCAAAAGGCTCATGTGCACAGTCTGGAAGAACTTAGAAAATCCATCCGAAGTTTGATAAAATATTTGGACCCGGAAAAGCAGGAACCAATCTATACAAACTTTAAAGACAAATTAGATACAACAAGAATAGATGAAAAATATCCCTTAGATATTTATACCAGCCTGCAATCCTATAAAGACAGGGTAGAAAGCTATATTCGAAATAACAAAGACCACATCACAATCTATAAACTCCGGCATAATGAATCTATCACAGAGCACGACATAAATGCTCTGGAAAGAATACTTTTTACAGATGATGTAGCAGGAAGTAAAGAGCAATTTGTTCAGGAATACGGTGAAAGGCCTTTAGGAGTTTTCATTCGCAGTATCACCGGTTTGGAAACAGAAGCCCTGAATCAGGCCTTTGCCGAATTTTTACAGGCCGGAAACCTGAGAGGTGATCAGATGACTTTTGTGAAAACGATTATCAACTATCTGGCAAAAAATGGTACATTAGAAAAAAGAGTACTAAACGAGTCTCCCTTCATCGACATAAATGATGGAGGTCTATCCGGAGTTTTTCCCAATAGGGAAGATGCTATAAAAGTCGTGAAAATAATCGATGCGATAAATGGAAATGCTGATGTGGCTTAA